From Streptomyces chrestomyceticus JCM 4735, one genomic window encodes:
- a CDS encoding sensor histidine kinase, which translates to MDDVRSRWARHCRGPRPGRWRPVRGGGPAGPWQAADDGDPTGGPGARLPWVSTAWFTVFVCVGTRFAAKGQPGRADLGLPAYLLVIAGAALLLLRHRHPRTVALGTALTTAVYLAAGYPYGPVLFLCAFGCFTAVVAGHRTVAWAAVGLVWASHLLVGHWLYRWLPPRGDGPAPWGEQLFVTVLVVAVVAVSELARVRREQFARVRAERRAAERRRTDEERLRIARELHDVLAHSISVINVQAGVGLALLDHDPEQARTALTTIKAASKEALGEVRQVLDTLRAPGAAPRAPAPGLDRLPELCEQAEGAGLAVEVTVDGSPAGLAPGTDLAAFRIVQEALTNVVRHSGSRTARVRLGHLPGALEITVDDDGPATAAGRAGDVTGGGNGLVGMRERAAALGGTVEAGPRPDGGFRVHARIPLRPATPAGPPEPQRPGAAHAADTVRGQATEEES; encoded by the coding sequence ATGGACGACGTACGGTCGCGGTGGGCGCGGCACTGCCGGGGGCCGCGTCCGGGCCGGTGGCGGCCGGTGAGAGGTGGCGGACCCGCGGGCCCGTGGCAGGCGGCTGACGACGGTGATCCGACAGGCGGGCCCGGCGCGAGGCTGCCCTGGGTCTCCACGGCCTGGTTCACCGTGTTCGTGTGCGTCGGCACCCGGTTCGCCGCGAAGGGCCAGCCGGGCCGCGCCGACCTCGGCCTGCCGGCGTACCTGCTGGTGATCGCGGGCGCGGCCCTGCTGCTCCTGCGGCACCGCCACCCGCGCACCGTCGCCCTCGGCACCGCGCTCACGACCGCCGTCTACCTTGCCGCCGGATACCCGTACGGCCCGGTCCTGTTCCTCTGCGCCTTCGGCTGCTTCACGGCCGTCGTCGCCGGGCACCGTACGGTCGCCTGGGCCGCCGTCGGCCTGGTCTGGGCGAGCCATCTCCTGGTCGGCCACTGGCTCTACCGCTGGCTGCCGCCGCGCGGTGACGGGCCCGCGCCCTGGGGGGAGCAACTGTTCGTCACGGTCCTGGTGGTGGCGGTGGTGGCGGTTTCCGAGCTGGCGCGCGTACGCCGTGAGCAGTTCGCGCGGGTACGTGCCGAGCGGCGGGCGGCCGAGCGGCGGCGGACCGACGAGGAACGGCTGCGGATCGCCCGGGAACTGCACGACGTACTGGCCCACAGCATCTCCGTCATCAACGTCCAGGCGGGCGTCGGCCTCGCGCTGCTGGACCACGACCCTGAACAGGCCCGTACCGCCCTGACCACCATCAAGGCCGCCAGCAAGGAAGCGCTGGGCGAGGTCCGACAGGTCCTGGACACCCTGCGAGCACCGGGTGCTGCGCCGCGCGCCCCGGCGCCCGGCCTTGACCGGCTGCCCGAACTGTGCGAGCAGGCCGAGGGCGCCGGCCTGGCGGTCGAGGTCACCGTGGACGGATCGCCCGCCGGTCTTGCCCCTGGCACCGACCTCGCCGCTTTCCGCATCGTCCAGGAGGCACTCACCAACGTCGTACGGCACTCAGGTTCCCGCACGGCCCGCGTCCGCCTCGGCCACCTCCCCGGCGCGCTGGAGATCACGGTGGACGACGACGGCCCGGCGACCGCCGCCGGGCGCGCCGGAGACGTCACCGGAGGCGGCAACGGCCTGGTCGGCATGCGCGAACGCGCCGCCGCGCTCGGCGGCACCGTCGAGGCGGGACCGCGCCCGGACGGCGGCTTCCGGGTGCACGCCCGCATTCCGCTCCGACCCGCGACACCCGCCGGACCGCCGGAGCCGCAGCGACCCGGCGCCGCGCACGCTGCGGATACGGTGAGGGGCCAGGCCACCGAGGAGGAGTCGTGA
- a CDS encoding response regulator transcription factor: MIRVLLADDQLLVRAGFRALLDAQPDIEVVGEAADGEEALLALRDLCPDAVLMDIRMPVLDGLAATRQITEDPRLSAVKVVMLTTFELDEYVFEAIRCGASGFLVKDTEPEELVRAVRAVVEGDALLSPGVTRRLIAEFAARSKEPAANGTLAPLTAREREVMALVGLGMSNEEIARRLVVSPLTAKTHVSRTMVKLGARDRAQLVVLAYESGLVRPGWLG; encoded by the coding sequence GTGATCCGGGTACTGCTCGCCGACGACCAGTTGCTGGTCCGCGCCGGCTTCCGGGCGCTGCTGGACGCCCAGCCCGACATCGAGGTCGTCGGAGAGGCGGCGGACGGCGAGGAGGCGCTGCTCGCCCTGCGCGACCTGTGCCCCGACGCCGTCCTGATGGACATCCGGATGCCGGTGCTGGACGGGCTGGCCGCCACCCGCCAGATCACCGAGGACCCCCGACTGTCCGCCGTGAAGGTCGTCATGCTCACCACCTTCGAGCTGGACGAGTACGTCTTCGAGGCGATCCGCTGCGGCGCCTCCGGCTTCCTGGTCAAGGACACCGAACCGGAGGAACTCGTACGGGCGGTGCGTGCCGTCGTCGAGGGCGACGCGCTGCTCTCACCGGGTGTCACCCGCCGGCTGATCGCCGAATTCGCCGCCCGCTCCAAGGAACCGGCCGCGAACGGCACCCTGGCCCCGCTCACCGCGCGGGAACGGGAGGTGATGGCGCTGGTCGGCCTGGGCATGTCGAACGAGGAGATCGCCCGCCGCCTGGTCGTCAGCCCACTGACCGCCAAGACCCACGTCAGCCGCACCATGGTCAAACTGGGCGCCCGCGACCGGGCCCAACTCGTGGTGCTGGCTTATGAGTCGGGGTTGGTGCGGCCTGGGTGGCTCGGGTAG
- a CDS encoding DUF6332 family protein: MSPTRSQADRDAMTVEIGFALLTGVFVAALTFGVAVSPLLFLQLSRNATGALLAGAASVAGIAFVWRVVRVLRRFGDRRSGPGALAE, from the coding sequence ATGTCACCGACCCGCTCCCAGGCCGACCGTGACGCGATGACCGTCGAGATCGGTTTCGCGCTGCTGACCGGCGTGTTCGTGGCCGCCCTCACATTCGGCGTGGCCGTGAGCCCGCTGCTCTTCCTCCAACTGAGCCGGAACGCGACGGGGGCGCTCCTGGCGGGGGCCGCGAGCGTGGCGGGGATCGCGTTCGTCTGGCGAGTGGTGCGCGTCCTGCGCCGTTTCGGCGACCGGCGCTCCGGACCAGGGGCCCTGGCAGAGTGA
- a CDS encoding maleylpyruvate isomerase family mycothiol-dependent enzyme: protein MENTDFTESLERDGQLLADAAEKAGADAPVPTCPEWRVRDLLSHMGQVHRWATGFVAQGLQQPVPFPEAPGLPDDQLADWLRDGCRTLVRALRSAPADLSCWTFLPAPSPLAFWTRRQAHETAVHRADAEVALGAGVTAATPAFAVDGIDELLVGMQARERSTMRTELPKTLLIRAAGAAGTPAAAWAVRLSDAPPRAERIPGAAAGDAALSDAATADCVIEGSAPDLYLALWNRRSLDGITVTGDAGLARLWQERSGL from the coding sequence ATGGAGAACACTGACTTCACCGAGTCCCTGGAGCGGGACGGGCAACTCCTCGCGGACGCCGCCGAGAAGGCCGGGGCCGACGCGCCGGTCCCCACCTGCCCGGAGTGGCGCGTGCGCGATCTGCTCTCCCACATGGGCCAGGTGCACCGCTGGGCGACGGGCTTCGTGGCGCAGGGCCTTCAGCAGCCGGTCCCGTTCCCCGAGGCCCCGGGGCTGCCCGACGACCAGCTCGCCGACTGGCTGCGCGACGGCTGCCGGACCCTGGTGCGGGCGCTGCGCTCGGCCCCGGCGGACCTGTCCTGCTGGACCTTCCTGCCCGCGCCGTCCCCGCTGGCCTTCTGGACGCGCCGCCAGGCACACGAGACAGCGGTGCACCGCGCCGACGCCGAGGTGGCGCTCGGCGCGGGCGTCACCGCCGCCACCCCCGCCTTCGCCGTCGACGGCATCGACGAACTGCTCGTCGGCATGCAGGCGCGGGAGCGCAGCACCATGCGCACGGAGTTGCCGAAGACGCTGCTGATACGGGCCGCCGGAGCGGCCGGCACCCCCGCTGCGGCCTGGGCGGTCCGACTGTCGGACGCACCGCCGCGCGCCGAACGCATACCGGGCGCGGCAGCGGGAGACGCCGCGCTGTCCGACGCCGCCACGGCGGACTGCGTGATCGAGGGATCGGCCCCCGACCTGTACCTCGCCCTGTGGAACCGCCGTTCACTGGACGGCATCACCGTCACGGGCGACGCCGGGCTGGCCCGGTTGTGGCAGGAGCGCTCGGGCCTCTGA
- a CDS encoding SCO4225 family membrane protein has protein sequence MNVTPRLRGAARLMFGNPVSLVYLALVLAAALFAVVDLAFVQHADASFSGVWVALLTAPTVFPLWLAGDTLWGEAGSPQWYLVLTLAVAALVNALLLGLVHRALRGRPGTRGAVVSGGWHTQRHGEH, from the coding sequence ATGAACGTCACACCTCGGCTGCGCGGAGCCGCGCGGCTGATGTTCGGCAATCCGGTCTCGCTCGTCTACCTCGCGCTGGTGCTCGCGGCGGCGCTCTTCGCCGTGGTGGACCTGGCCTTCGTGCAGCATGCGGACGCCTCCTTCTCCGGCGTCTGGGTGGCGCTGCTCACCGCTCCCACGGTCTTCCCGCTGTGGCTCGCCGGCGACACGCTGTGGGGCGAAGCCGGCTCGCCGCAGTGGTACCTGGTCCTGACACTGGCCGTCGCCGCGCTGGTCAACGCGTTGCTGCTCGGACTGGTCCACCGGGCGCTGCGCGGGCGGCCGGGCACGCGCGGGGCCGTTGTCAGTGGCGGCTGGCACACTCAGCGGCATGGAGAACACTGA
- a CDS encoding ROK family protein → MTHTRTTRLERGRSALGPALELVHTGRAPTRAVLTSELGVTRATAGAVAAELEALGLIVVDSRPTSSAGSQGRPSHRLFLNENGPVVLAGQIHADGYRVALVGLGGRIVATVSGCGTIPADPAHVLAEAVAAGSGLLERTGRRCLGAALAIPSAVAEPDGEALNPLHLAWPSGAPVRRLFRRALAEAGIPGVTAAVGFTGNDVNLAALAEHRHGAGRGARDLLCIASGHRGVGGALVLDGRLHSGSSGLALEVGHLTVNPEGAPCHCGSRGCLDVEADPLAFLGAAGRTPGPEGSLLRQATDLLREEHQDPSVRAAADLLIDRLGLGIAGLVNILNPDRIILGGLHRELLGADPERLRAVVAERSLWGRSGGVPILPCTLDHNSLVGAAELAWQPVLDDPLVVVEGEGQEADPA, encoded by the coding sequence GTGACCCACACTCGGACAACCAGGCTGGAGCGGGGCCGCAGCGCCCTCGGGCCCGCACTGGAGCTCGTACACACCGGGCGCGCACCCACCCGTGCCGTCCTGACCTCGGAACTCGGCGTGACCCGGGCGACCGCGGGCGCGGTGGCCGCGGAGCTGGAAGCGCTCGGACTGATCGTCGTCGACTCCCGCCCGACCTCCTCGGCGGGGTCCCAAGGCCGTCCGTCCCACCGGCTGTTCCTGAACGAGAACGGCCCCGTCGTCCTCGCCGGGCAGATCCATGCCGACGGTTACCGCGTCGCGCTGGTCGGCCTCGGCGGACGGATCGTGGCCACCGTGAGCGGCTGCGGCACGATCCCCGCCGACCCGGCGCACGTACTGGCCGAAGCGGTGGCGGCGGGCTCCGGACTGCTCGAACGGACCGGGCGGCGCTGCCTCGGCGCCGCGCTCGCCATCCCGTCGGCCGTCGCCGAACCCGACGGCGAGGCGCTCAACCCCCTCCACCTGGCCTGGCCTTCGGGCGCCCCCGTACGCCGGCTCTTCCGGCGCGCCCTCGCCGAGGCCGGCATTCCCGGGGTCACCGCCGCGGTCGGCTTCACCGGCAACGATGTCAACCTCGCCGCACTGGCCGAACACCGGCACGGCGCCGGACGCGGCGCCCGCGACCTGCTGTGCATCGCCTCCGGGCACCGGGGCGTCGGCGGCGCGCTGGTCCTGGACGGCCGGTTGCACAGCGGCAGTTCGGGCCTCGCCCTGGAGGTCGGCCACCTGACCGTCAACCCGGAGGGCGCGCCCTGCCACTGCGGCAGCCGCGGCTGCCTGGACGTCGAGGCGGACCCGCTCGCCTTCCTCGGCGCCGCGGGCCGCACGCCCGGCCCCGAGGGCTCGCTGCTCCGGCAGGCCACCGATCTGCTCCGCGAGGAGCATCAGGACCCGTCCGTACGGGCCGCCGCCGACCTGCTGATCGACCGGCTGGGCCTCGGCATCGCCGGACTCGTCAACATCCTCAATCCCGACCGCATCATCCTCGGCGGCCTGCACCGCGAACTGCTGGGCGCCGACCCGGAACGGCTGCGGGCCGTGGTCGCCGAGCGCAGCCTGTGGGGGCGCAGCGGCGGCGTACCGATCCTGCCGTGCACGCTCGACCACAACAGCCTGGTCGGCGCGGCGGAGCTGGCGTGGCAGCCGGTGCTGGACGATCCGCTGGTGGTCGTGGAGGGGGAGGGCCAGGAAGCAGACCCGGCCTGA